The Mangrovivirga cuniculi genomic sequence TATCGAGCGTATCATGGTGCTTTTTGTCGTATTGATGGGTTTAATTTTTATTTCAACAGCAATTTTCATTAATCCTGATTGGTCAAAGGTTCTAAAAAGTCTGTTTGTCCCCCAGTTGAAAGAAGGCGCTGCTCCATTGATAGTTAGTTTAATAGGTACCACTGTAGTTCCATATAACATATTTCTACATGCTTCTTCCAGTAAAAAGAAATGGCAAAATGAAAAAGATCTTTCTACTGCCAGAAAAGATTCCATAACTTCAATAGTGTTCGGAGGACTAATCACTTTAGCTATAATTATTACTTCTGCAGCTGCATATCAAGGATCTATAAATGTAATTACAGATAGATCTTCAATTAATTTAGGTTTACAACTCGAGCCTGTAATGGGATCTTTTGCATCGATGTTTATTGGGCTTGGGTTATTTTTTGCCGGGATAACTTCAGCTGTAACAGCTCCCTTAGCAGCAGCATATACAGGAAGCGAAATATTTAATTTCCGAAATGATAAAAATTCTCTTAAATTCAGAATTGTATGGATGGTCGTATTCTTTGTTGGTGGGTTACTGGCAATATTAAATATCGATTCAATAGGGCTGATATTATTTGCCCAGGCAGCTAACGGAATTTTATTACCCCTCATTGTTGCCTTCCTGATATGGATAATGAATAATAAAACTATATTAGGAAAACATAGAAATGGATATGTTGCTAATATTCTTGGACTAATAGTTTTAATAATTTCCTTACTTCTCGGAGTTAATTCTATTTCGGGAGTAATTCAACAAATTACCTGATGCATAGAATAGATATTAATTGTGATATGGGAGAAAGTTACGGCCAGTTTCATGTTGGCAATGATGATATTTTATTTCCATACATCTCTTCAAGCAATATTGCATGTGGATATCATGGAGGTGACCCGTTATTTATTGAAAACACAATTATAAAAGCTTTAAATCTTAATTTGAATGTCGGGGCACATCCTTCTTACCCGGATCTTGCTGGATTTGGAAGAAGGAAAATGGAAATGTCATTCGATGAATTAAGGACGATCATAAAGTATCAGGTGTCTGCGGTGAAAGGGATATGCGAAAGCCTGGGAGGGAAGCTTTCTCACGTAAAACCTCATGGAGCTCTATATAATACTGCTGCTAATGATGAAAAAGTATCCTTAGCAATAGTGACAGCAATTAAAGAAATTGATAGCTCCCTAATACTTTTAGGGAAGTCTTTTAGCCAAATGGAAAAGGTAGCCAAAGAAAAAGAGGTGAAGTTTGCATCTGAGGCTTTTATGGATAGAAGATATGACAAAAGCGGGAATCTGGTACACCGTAGTATTTCTGAGGCCATAATTTCAAATCCCGATGATGCAGTAGCGCAGGCACTTGATATAATACTGAAAAAAAAGGTATTAACTATAGATAATGAGTATATTAATATAGAGTGCGATTCTTTATGTATTCATGGTGATAATCCCATCGCAGGAAAAATACTTAAAAAATTAAAAAATTCTTTTGAGGAAAAAAATATTGAAATATCCCCACTATTAAATGTTAAAAATTAAGCATTTAGGAAGTAAAGCATTATTAGTAGAATTCAGACAAAACATTGATTTAAAAATCAACAAGAAAGTCTATCAACTAGACTATTTAATTAAATCTAAAAATCTGGAAGGGGTTAATTACACTATTCCGGCATTCTGTTCTTTAACTGTTGGGTTTGACCCGGGTAAGATTTCTTATTTTGTTTTATCGGAATTTATTAAAGCATTGGCGAGTGAAAACCTGGATGAAGGAAAAGACTTTAATAATAAAGGGAATAAGCATACTATTCCAGTTTGTTATGATAAAAGACTGGCAATCGATATTGAAGAGGTAAAACAACAAACAGGACTCAATCGAAAACAAATAATTGAGCAACATACTTCAAAGGAATATACTGTACTTATGACAGGCTTTTTACCCGGATTTGTTTACCTGGGAAAGGTTTCGACTCAATTGCAATGTCGACGTAAACGCTCACCGGAGTTAAATATAGCAGCTGGTTCCGTCGGTCTTGCTGGTTCTCAAACTGGTATATATCCTTTTGAATCTCCGGGAGGCTGGCAAATTATAGGTAGGACACCGGTGAAGACGCTAGACCTTTTTGAAGAAGACACTTTTTTATTCAAAGGTGGCGATAAAGTGAAGTTTGAATCTATTACATATGAAAAATTCGAACAAATGATAACAGGAAACAGGTAGTTTTAATATATGACAACCGGAATACTTAGGTTTATTAATGGAGGAATGTATACTGTCATCCAGGATTCTGGACGGGAAGGATATCGACATTTTGGTATACCTAGTGGAGGTTTTTTGGATCGTAAAACTGCCGGATTTGCAAACCGGTTAGTGGGAAAGTCACCTGATAGTCCATTAATTGAAATCACCCTTTTAGGACCTGAATTTGTCATTTCTGGTTCTGTGCATATTGCATTATGTGGCCCGCCTTCCGAAATCTATGTAAATGGAACCGAAGCTAAAATGAACAAAACACTGTCTTTAAATGAGGGTGATACAGTTAAAATTAGCAGGGTAAGGTCCGGCTGTAGAGTTTATTTAGCATTTTCAGGTGAACCAGAACTACCTGAATGGTTAGGAAGCTGTTCTTCTGCCTCCTTAATATCTTCAATAGTTACTCCCTGGGCAATAATCAAAAAAGGGTATGTCCTTAACATTAAAAACACTGATTTACAGAAACTGGATAAAGATTCACCAAATAAAATTACTGAAATCACATTTCCTGCTGTAATCAGAGTGATGCCAGGTCCTGAATTTCATTGTTTCTTAAAAAAAGACATTAGTAATTTTTTTAAAATGGAGCATGAAGTATTACAGGATTCTAATAGGATGGGCATAAGGCTGAAATCCAGGATTGTTCCCAATAACAAAAAAAACATGATCTCGTCAGGAGTGGTTCCTGGCACAATTCAAATTACTGAGGAAGGATTGCCAATTTTACTGTTAGCAGACGCTCAAACGACTGGTGGATACCTAAGAATAGCTAATGTGATTGAAGAAGATCTGGATAGATGTGCACAATTAAGACCGGGAGAACAGTTTCTGTTAAAATTAATTGATTTCGATGATTAAGTAAAAAGGCATAATTTTTGAGATATGAGTTAATAAAAAATTATTGACCAATGCACCGACTCATTCCTATTTTAGTCTTAATAGTTATAACCGGAATATCATGTTCAGTAAATAAAGATTTGGTTTTCACAGATTACGAACCTGTTAGAGAAGAAAAATGTGTGATTAAACCTAATTTGATCTATGTTTTTAATGAACTGGATTATTTACCCTTTTCCATTGACACTGTTGGTTATATTTATGTAGAAACATTTGATGAAAAAGCAATTAACACTCTGCATAGAATTCAATACGAGGCATGGAATAATTGCGCTAATGCTATTGGTTCAGTGCCTGAATATCTTACAGACCAAACTAATTCATCAAGCAAGCAATCTGTACAATTAACTATCCCCGCATTGCGTATAAAGAGCACCAGGAAATTTGCTGAAGTTGAAGAAAACTATCACAGTTACGATACAGCTTTTGTGTATAATGCCAGAAGGCATATTAAAGATCAAAAAAACCGTATACAGGCAGCAAAAGTAGGGAATACCATCGGTGGAGGAATTTTGCTTATAATGAGTTTATCTACATATTCAGAATAATTGCAACAATTATTCTGTTATAGCTGTTATTGAAGTATGAAGCGGATGTACAATGTTATAGGAGTTGTAACAGGGATGGTCCTTATTTATTTAGGAATGATTGCTTTCGATATTCCTTTCCCATTCGTTTTTACTTTATTCCTGG encodes the following:
- a CDS encoding 5-oxoprolinase subunit C family protein yields the protein MTTGILRFINGGMYTVIQDSGREGYRHFGIPSGGFLDRKTAGFANRLVGKSPDSPLIEITLLGPEFVISGSVHIALCGPPSEIYVNGTEAKMNKTLSLNEGDTVKISRVRSGCRVYLAFSGEPELPEWLGSCSSASLISSIVTPWAIIKKGYVLNIKNTDLQKLDKDSPNKITEITFPAVIRVMPGPEFHCFLKKDISNFFKMEHEVLQDSNRMGIRLKSRIVPNNKKNMISSGVVPGTIQITEEGLPILLLADAQTTGGYLRIANVIEEDLDRCAQLRPGEQFLLKLIDFDD
- a CDS encoding Nramp family divalent metal transporter, whose protein sequence is MLEWIKKSGPGAMIAAAFIGPGTVTTASVAGASFGYTLIWALVFSIFATVVVQEMSLRLGVIGKIGVGEAVRGSAKNKFLRTLFLVLIFSAIIIGNTAYEGGNLRGASLGFPDQDFQYLGFNLNWAFILAFIAGFTFLYFGRVEFIERIMVLFVVLMGLIFISTAIFINPDWSKVLKSLFVPQLKEGAAPLIVSLIGTTVVPYNIFLHASSSKKKWQNEKDLSTARKDSITSIVFGGLITLAIIITSAAAYQGSINVITDRSSINLGLQLEPVMGSFASMFIGLGLFFAGITSAVTAPLAAAYTGSEIFNFRNDKNSLKFRIVWMVVFFVGGLLAILNIDSIGLILFAQAANGILLPLIVAFLIWIMNNKTILGKHRNGYVANILGLIVLIISLLLGVNSISGVIQQIT
- a CDS encoding LamB/YcsF family protein encodes the protein MHRIDINCDMGESYGQFHVGNDDILFPYISSSNIACGYHGGDPLFIENTIIKALNLNLNVGAHPSYPDLAGFGRRKMEMSFDELRTIIKYQVSAVKGICESLGGKLSHVKPHGALYNTAANDEKVSLAIVTAIKEIDSSLILLGKSFSQMEKVAKEKEVKFASEAFMDRRYDKSGNLVHRSISEAIISNPDDAVAQALDIILKKKVLTIDNEYINIECDSLCIHGDNPIAGKILKKLKNSFEEKNIEISPLLNVKN
- the pxpB gene encoding 5-oxoprolinase subunit PxpB; protein product: MLKIKHLGSKALLVEFRQNIDLKINKKVYQLDYLIKSKNLEGVNYTIPAFCSLTVGFDPGKISYFVLSEFIKALASENLDEGKDFNNKGNKHTIPVCYDKRLAIDIEEVKQQTGLNRKQIIEQHTSKEYTVLMTGFLPGFVYLGKVSTQLQCRRKRSPELNIAAGSVGLAGSQTGIYPFESPGGWQIIGRTPVKTLDLFEEDTFLFKGGDKVKFESITYEKFEQMITGNR